Proteins from a genomic interval of Medicago truncatula cultivar Jemalong A17 chromosome 3, MtrunA17r5.0-ANR, whole genome shotgun sequence:
- the LOC25490106 gene encoding TOM1-like protein 9 isoform X2: MAILDSANLSVIHLYSIRKVRNCRQAKHIVRGLKKRIGHRNSKIQILALTLLETVIKNCGDIVHMHVAEREVLHEMVKIVKKKPDYHVREKILALIDTWQEAFGGPRAKYPQYYAAYQELLHAGAPFPSRSEQSAPVFTPVQTQPLGSYPQNIRDSDSQQPEAESSVEAEFPTLSLTEIQNARGIMDVLAEMLTALEPSSNKEGLRQEVIVDLVEQCRTYKQRVVHLVNSTSDESLLCQGLALNDDLQRVLSKHESISSGAAVQNHKHESISSGAAVQNHTEKPNPEPSGALIDVDGPLIDTGDTSKQTDARSSSSAEAGSQTFNQLLLPAPSTSNGSAPPVKVDPKWDLLSGEEYNSPKADNSLALVPVEQQPASPVSQQNALVPFDLFSNGNIVPTSVNTQLIAPQFQQQTIISQGVFYPNGSMPNVGSPRYEQSIYTQNTGPAWNGQVVQQQQQQPPSPVYGAQSGGSFPPPPWEIQPADNGSPVAGSQYPQPLQVTVHVQTAALPQGPQATGYDQAAGMYMQPNASHFSSINNQVQSNQFGLQPPYIQGVAGPYMGMVPHQMQNGPVASMYPQQMYGNQFMGYGYGQQQQQGPQYIEQQMYGLSVRDDNASRNPYQVSAASYAPSGKPSKPEDKLFGDLIDFSKVKPKSTPGPS; the protein is encoded by the exons ATGGCTATTTTGGATTCTGCAAATTTGAGTGTGATCCACTTGTATAGTATCCGAAAAGTGAGGAATTGCAG GCAAGCAAAGCATATTGTTAGAGGTTTAAAGAAGCGGATTGGACACAGAAATTCTAAAATTCAAATTCTTGCGCTAACT CTGCTGGAGACAGTCATAAAGAATTGCGGGGACATTGTCCACATGCATGTTGCCGAGAGAGAGGTTCTTCATGAGATGGTGAAAATAGTAAAGAAGAAG CCCGATTATCATGTCCGAGAGAAGATACTGGCTCTTATTGATACTTGGCAAGAAGCTTTTGGAGGTCCAAGGGCAAAATATCCACAGTATTATGCTGCCTACCAGGAACTGCTG CATGCGGGGGCTCCGTTCCCTTCAAGATCTGAGCAATCTGCACCTGTATTCACACCAGTACAAACACAACCATTGGGATCATACCCTCAAAATATACGTGATTCTGATTCTCAGCAACCGGAAGCTGAGTCCTCAGTGGAGGCTGAGTTTCCAACCCTTAG TTTGACCGAAATTCAGAATGCACGTGGTATTATGGACGTTCTTGCAGAAATGCTCACTGCTTTAGAGCCTAGTAGTAACAAAGAA GGCCTCCGGCAGGAAGTTATTGTTGATTTGGTGGAGCAATGTCGCACATACAAGCAAAGAGTGGTACACCTTGTTAATTCAACTTC GGATGAGTCACTTCTATGCCAAGGACTAGCTCTTAATGATGATCTGCAGCGTGTACTTTCCAAGCATGAATCCATTTCTTCGGGAGCTGCTGTTCAAAATCACAAGCATGAATCCATTTCTTCAGGAGCTGCTGTTCAAAATCACACTGAGAAACCAAATCCTGAACCTAGTGGAGCACTTATAGATGTTGATGGTCCTTTGATTGATACTGGAGATACTAGTAAACAAACTGATGCGAG ATCATCTTCTAGTGCTGAAGCAGGGTCTCAAACATTTAATCAATTGTTGCTTCCTGCACCCTCTACATCAAATGGTTCGGCTCCTCCAGTAAAAGTTGATCCCAAATGGGATCTGCTCAGTGGTGAAGAGTATAACTCACCAAAAGCAGATAATTCACTTGCTCTTGTTCCTGTAGAACAACAGCCTGCCAGTCCTGTGTCTCAACAGAATGCCCTTGTtccttttgatttgttttctaATGGAAACATTGTACCCACTTCTGTTAATACCCAGCTAATAGCCCcccaatttcaacaacaaaCTATCATATCTCAAGGTGTATTTTACCCGAATGGAAGTATGCCTAATGTGGGATCACCTCGGTACGAGCAATCAATATATACTCAAAACACAGGTCCTGCCTGGAATGGTCAGGTTGTGCAGCAGCAACAGCAACAGCCACCTTCACCCGTTTATG GTGCACAAAGTGGTGGATCATTTCCCCCTCCTCCTTGGGAAATTCAACCTGCAGACAATGGTAGTCCAGTAGCCGGCAGTCAATACCCGCAGCCACTGCAAGTCACGGTACATGTACAAACTGCTGCCCTTCCTCAGGGACCTCAAGCAACCGGGTATGACCAGGCTGCTGGAATGTATATGCAGCCAAATGCTAGCCATTTCTCTTCAATCAATAACCAGGTTCAAAGTAACCAATTTGGTTTGCAGCCTCCGTATATTCAGGGTGTTGCAGGTCCTTATATGGGCATGGTTCCGCATCAAATGCAAAATGGTCCCGTGGCTTCCATGTATCCTCAACAGATGTATGGTAACCAATTTATGGGATATGGCTATGGTCAGCAACAGCAACAAGGGCCTCAATATATCGAGCAGCAAATGTATGGTTTATCTGTGAGAGATGATAATGCTTCAAGAAATCCTTACCAGGTTTCTGCTGCATCTTATGCGCCATCCGGAAAGCCTTCCAAGCCTGAGGATAAGTTATTTGGAGATCTTATTGACTTTtcaaaagtgaaaccaaaatcCACTCCAGGCCCCAGCTGA
- the LOC25490107 gene encoding protein PEROXIN-4 — protein sequence MQASRARLFKEYKEVQREKTADPDIQLVCDDSNIFKWTALIKGPSETPFDGGVFQLAFSVPEHYPLQPPQVRFLTKIFHPNVHFKTGEICLDILKTAWSPAWTLQSVCRAIIALMAHPEPDSPLNCDSGNLLRSGDVRGYQSMARMYTRLAAMPKKG from the exons ATGCAG GCATCAAGGGCGAGGCTGTTCAAGGAGTACAAAGAAGTGCAACGAGAGAAGACAGCTGATCCTGATATTCAACTCGTTTGTGATGATTCCAACATTTTTAAATGGACAGCTCTAATCAAG GGACCTTCAGAGACTCCGTTTGATGGGGGTGTTTTCCAGCTTGCATTTTCTGTTCCAGAGCATTATCCTTTACAACCTCCTCAAGTTCGGTTTTTGACTAAAATATTTCACCCCAACGTGCATTTTAAG ACCGGAGAGATTTGCCTAGATATCTTGAAAACTGCTTGGAGCCCCGCATGGACTCTGCAATCTGTTTGTAGAGCTATAATTGCATTGATGGCTCATCCAGAACCTGACAGCCCACTGAATTGTGATTCAG GTAATCTTCTACGTTCAGGTGATGTTAGAGGCTATCAGTCCATGGCAAGAATGTACACTAGGCTTGCAGCAATGCCAAAAAAAGGCTGA
- the LOC25490106 gene encoding TOM1-like protein 9 isoform X1, translating to MVNPLVERATSDFLIGPDWALNLEICDVLNRDPGQAKHIVRGLKKRIGHRNSKIQILALTLLETVIKNCGDIVHMHVAEREVLHEMVKIVKKKPDYHVREKILALIDTWQEAFGGPRAKYPQYYAAYQELLHAGAPFPSRSEQSAPVFTPVQTQPLGSYPQNIRDSDSQQPEAESSVEAEFPTLSLTEIQNARGIMDVLAEMLTALEPSSNKEGLRQEVIVDLVEQCRTYKQRVVHLVNSTSDESLLCQGLALNDDLQRVLSKHESISSGAAVQNHKHESISSGAAVQNHTEKPNPEPSGALIDVDGPLIDTGDTSKQTDARSSSSAEAGSQTFNQLLLPAPSTSNGSAPPVKVDPKWDLLSGEEYNSPKADNSLALVPVEQQPASPVSQQNALVPFDLFSNGNIVPTSVNTQLIAPQFQQQTIISQGVFYPNGSMPNVGSPRYEQSIYTQNTGPAWNGQVVQQQQQQPPSPVYGAQSGGSFPPPPWEIQPADNGSPVAGSQYPQPLQVTVHVQTAALPQGPQATGYDQAAGMYMQPNASHFSSINNQVQSNQFGLQPPYIQGVAGPYMGMVPHQMQNGPVASMYPQQMYGNQFMGYGYGQQQQQGPQYIEQQMYGLSVRDDNASRNPYQVSAASYAPSGKPSKPEDKLFGDLIDFSKVKPKSTPGPS from the exons ATGGTGAATCCTTTGGTTGAACGTGCCACCAGCGACTTCCTCATTGGTCCTGATTGGGCTTTGAATCTCGAGATCTGTGATGTACTCAATCGTGATCCCGG GCAAGCAAAGCATATTGTTAGAGGTTTAAAGAAGCGGATTGGACACAGAAATTCTAAAATTCAAATTCTTGCGCTAACT CTGCTGGAGACAGTCATAAAGAATTGCGGGGACATTGTCCACATGCATGTTGCCGAGAGAGAGGTTCTTCATGAGATGGTGAAAATAGTAAAGAAGAAG CCCGATTATCATGTCCGAGAGAAGATACTGGCTCTTATTGATACTTGGCAAGAAGCTTTTGGAGGTCCAAGGGCAAAATATCCACAGTATTATGCTGCCTACCAGGAACTGCTG CATGCGGGGGCTCCGTTCCCTTCAAGATCTGAGCAATCTGCACCTGTATTCACACCAGTACAAACACAACCATTGGGATCATACCCTCAAAATATACGTGATTCTGATTCTCAGCAACCGGAAGCTGAGTCCTCAGTGGAGGCTGAGTTTCCAACCCTTAG TTTGACCGAAATTCAGAATGCACGTGGTATTATGGACGTTCTTGCAGAAATGCTCACTGCTTTAGAGCCTAGTAGTAACAAAGAA GGCCTCCGGCAGGAAGTTATTGTTGATTTGGTGGAGCAATGTCGCACATACAAGCAAAGAGTGGTACACCTTGTTAATTCAACTTC GGATGAGTCACTTCTATGCCAAGGACTAGCTCTTAATGATGATCTGCAGCGTGTACTTTCCAAGCATGAATCCATTTCTTCGGGAGCTGCTGTTCAAAATCACAAGCATGAATCCATTTCTTCAGGAGCTGCTGTTCAAAATCACACTGAGAAACCAAATCCTGAACCTAGTGGAGCACTTATAGATGTTGATGGTCCTTTGATTGATACTGGAGATACTAGTAAACAAACTGATGCGAG ATCATCTTCTAGTGCTGAAGCAGGGTCTCAAACATTTAATCAATTGTTGCTTCCTGCACCCTCTACATCAAATGGTTCGGCTCCTCCAGTAAAAGTTGATCCCAAATGGGATCTGCTCAGTGGTGAAGAGTATAACTCACCAAAAGCAGATAATTCACTTGCTCTTGTTCCTGTAGAACAACAGCCTGCCAGTCCTGTGTCTCAACAGAATGCCCTTGTtccttttgatttgttttctaATGGAAACATTGTACCCACTTCTGTTAATACCCAGCTAATAGCCCcccaatttcaacaacaaaCTATCATATCTCAAGGTGTATTTTACCCGAATGGAAGTATGCCTAATGTGGGATCACCTCGGTACGAGCAATCAATATATACTCAAAACACAGGTCCTGCCTGGAATGGTCAGGTTGTGCAGCAGCAACAGCAACAGCCACCTTCACCCGTTTATG GTGCACAAAGTGGTGGATCATTTCCCCCTCCTCCTTGGGAAATTCAACCTGCAGACAATGGTAGTCCAGTAGCCGGCAGTCAATACCCGCAGCCACTGCAAGTCACGGTACATGTACAAACTGCTGCCCTTCCTCAGGGACCTCAAGCAACCGGGTATGACCAGGCTGCTGGAATGTATATGCAGCCAAATGCTAGCCATTTCTCTTCAATCAATAACCAGGTTCAAAGTAACCAATTTGGTTTGCAGCCTCCGTATATTCAGGGTGTTGCAGGTCCTTATATGGGCATGGTTCCGCATCAAATGCAAAATGGTCCCGTGGCTTCCATGTATCCTCAACAGATGTATGGTAACCAATTTATGGGATATGGCTATGGTCAGCAACAGCAACAAGGGCCTCAATATATCGAGCAGCAAATGTATGGTTTATCTGTGAGAGATGATAATGCTTCAAGAAATCCTTACCAGGTTTCTGCTGCATCTTATGCGCCATCCGGAAAGCCTTCCAAGCCTGAGGATAAGTTATTTGGAGATCTTATTGACTTTtcaaaagtgaaaccaaaatcCACTCCAGGCCCCAGCTGA
- the LOC25490106 gene encoding TOM1-like protein 9 isoform X3, translating into MVNPLVERATSDFLIGPDWALNLEICDVLNRDPGQAKHIVRGLKKRIGHRNSKIQILALTLLETVIKNCGDIVHMHVAEREVLHEMVKIVKKKPDYHVREKILALIDTWQEAFGGPRAKYPQYYAAYQELLHAGAPFPSRSEQSAPVFTPVQTQPLGSYPQNIRDSDSQQPEAESSVEAEFPTLSLTEIQNARGIMDVLAEMLTALEPSSNKEGLRQEVIVDLVEQCRTYKQRVVHLVNSTSDESLLCQGLALNDDLQRVLSKHESISSGAAVQNHTEKPNPEPSGALIDVDGPLIDTGDTSKQTDARSSSSAEAGSQTFNQLLLPAPSTSNGSAPPVKVDPKWDLLSGEEYNSPKADNSLALVPVEQQPASPVSQQNALVPFDLFSNGNIVPTSVNTQLIAPQFQQQTIISQGVFYPNGSMPNVGSPRYEQSIYTQNTGPAWNGQVVQQQQQQPPSPVYGAQSGGSFPPPPWEIQPADNGSPVAGSQYPQPLQVTVHVQTAALPQGPQATGYDQAAGMYMQPNASHFSSINNQVQSNQFGLQPPYIQGVAGPYMGMVPHQMQNGPVASMYPQQMYGNQFMGYGYGQQQQQGPQYIEQQMYGLSVRDDNASRNPYQVSAASYAPSGKPSKPEDKLFGDLIDFSKVKPKSTPGPS; encoded by the exons ATGGTGAATCCTTTGGTTGAACGTGCCACCAGCGACTTCCTCATTGGTCCTGATTGGGCTTTGAATCTCGAGATCTGTGATGTACTCAATCGTGATCCCGG GCAAGCAAAGCATATTGTTAGAGGTTTAAAGAAGCGGATTGGACACAGAAATTCTAAAATTCAAATTCTTGCGCTAACT CTGCTGGAGACAGTCATAAAGAATTGCGGGGACATTGTCCACATGCATGTTGCCGAGAGAGAGGTTCTTCATGAGATGGTGAAAATAGTAAAGAAGAAG CCCGATTATCATGTCCGAGAGAAGATACTGGCTCTTATTGATACTTGGCAAGAAGCTTTTGGAGGTCCAAGGGCAAAATATCCACAGTATTATGCTGCCTACCAGGAACTGCTG CATGCGGGGGCTCCGTTCCCTTCAAGATCTGAGCAATCTGCACCTGTATTCACACCAGTACAAACACAACCATTGGGATCATACCCTCAAAATATACGTGATTCTGATTCTCAGCAACCGGAAGCTGAGTCCTCAGTGGAGGCTGAGTTTCCAACCCTTAG TTTGACCGAAATTCAGAATGCACGTGGTATTATGGACGTTCTTGCAGAAATGCTCACTGCTTTAGAGCCTAGTAGTAACAAAGAA GGCCTCCGGCAGGAAGTTATTGTTGATTTGGTGGAGCAATGTCGCACATACAAGCAAAGAGTGGTACACCTTGTTAATTCAACTTC GGATGAGTCACTTCTATGCCAAGGACTAGCTCTTAATGATGATCTGCAGCGTGTACTTTCCAAGCATGAATCCATTTCTTCGG GAGCTGCTGTTCAAAATCACACTGAGAAACCAAATCCTGAACCTAGTGGAGCACTTATAGATGTTGATGGTCCTTTGATTGATACTGGAGATACTAGTAAACAAACTGATGCGAG ATCATCTTCTAGTGCTGAAGCAGGGTCTCAAACATTTAATCAATTGTTGCTTCCTGCACCCTCTACATCAAATGGTTCGGCTCCTCCAGTAAAAGTTGATCCCAAATGGGATCTGCTCAGTGGTGAAGAGTATAACTCACCAAAAGCAGATAATTCACTTGCTCTTGTTCCTGTAGAACAACAGCCTGCCAGTCCTGTGTCTCAACAGAATGCCCTTGTtccttttgatttgttttctaATGGAAACATTGTACCCACTTCTGTTAATACCCAGCTAATAGCCCcccaatttcaacaacaaaCTATCATATCTCAAGGTGTATTTTACCCGAATGGAAGTATGCCTAATGTGGGATCACCTCGGTACGAGCAATCAATATATACTCAAAACACAGGTCCTGCCTGGAATGGTCAGGTTGTGCAGCAGCAACAGCAACAGCCACCTTCACCCGTTTATG GTGCACAAAGTGGTGGATCATTTCCCCCTCCTCCTTGGGAAATTCAACCTGCAGACAATGGTAGTCCAGTAGCCGGCAGTCAATACCCGCAGCCACTGCAAGTCACGGTACATGTACAAACTGCTGCCCTTCCTCAGGGACCTCAAGCAACCGGGTATGACCAGGCTGCTGGAATGTATATGCAGCCAAATGCTAGCCATTTCTCTTCAATCAATAACCAGGTTCAAAGTAACCAATTTGGTTTGCAGCCTCCGTATATTCAGGGTGTTGCAGGTCCTTATATGGGCATGGTTCCGCATCAAATGCAAAATGGTCCCGTGGCTTCCATGTATCCTCAACAGATGTATGGTAACCAATTTATGGGATATGGCTATGGTCAGCAACAGCAACAAGGGCCTCAATATATCGAGCAGCAAATGTATGGTTTATCTGTGAGAGATGATAATGCTTCAAGAAATCCTTACCAGGTTTCTGCTGCATCTTATGCGCCATCCGGAAAGCCTTCCAAGCCTGAGGATAAGTTATTTGGAGATCTTATTGACTTTtcaaaagtgaaaccaaaatcCACTCCAGGCCCCAGCTGA